The nucleotide sequence TATTATAGGCAAGAACAGATACCAAATAAAAGCTATGATGCTCCCTGAATTAGTGACAATTCGCTTTTTTTTGTGTACTTCATTTAGGTAATAAGGGTATAATGGGGAATACTTTTGCAGGCAGGCAGATCTATGCAGCTTTTGCAAGACTTCTAGAAAGCCACTGATATTACTTGGAAAGTCATTAAGTATGCCTATTTTGTTTTCTCTCCCAGTACAGTTTGTAGTGGTTTgaaggatgaaaaaaaaaaaaagttactttaTACACCAAAGTGACTATTTTATTGGGTACTGTTGCTGTCAAGAAATGTGGTGCAATGACCAGTTCAGAATACTAAATTTGATATTGTATACCATCTAACACTACTCCCTCTTTTCTCCATACACTATACTAAAATAACCTCCTTCACACTTTTCCAAATTATAGATGCTATTTATCAACATTGAGTGTCCTGTCAACTGAAGTGTATTTTGCCAGACATACTATATTTACTGGACTCTGAAGAAAAAAGTATAGGGGACAACTATACTGAAATTTCTTCTCAAAGCATCTGATTAGAACATGGGAGTCTATGGGAAAATGAGTTTTAATTAATGTCAATTTTTGCTTTATGGCAAGTTTCTTCTGTCAGCAGGCAGGGATTACTATACTATAGTATAATGCATATTTTCCCTACTACATGGGAACAGAAAAGCAAGGAAAATGTAAGACGAATATTCTGAGCTATAATAAATATTATGCCAAAACGAGTAGTGCTTCATGAAATACAATATGCTCTTCCTTTCTCActataattatatttatggggCAAATGTTAAACTTGTAAGGGTTAAACACTGCCCATCTATTTCACTTATTTGTTAGATAAGGACAAGTCATTATCTTTCACATACATCTTTATTTCTCAGTATAGGCATGTAACCAGATCAACATGAGGTTACTCCCTCAGACAGGAAGTTAGCAAGAGAAAAATGGCATCAAAGGCAACATCTTGTGAATAAAGGACTTCATTCAGTATGGCATACTTTTTCCGTACCATTTTTCACTAACAAATCCTGACAGCTCAGAACTTTATAATAGATTCTCTCATTCATCAGCAAGGACACTATTCATTTCAGACTGGTTTGTTGAAAAGCATACTACTAAAAGGAATAAAGGCAAATAGAgcagagcaagcttttattgCAACAATAAGGACTTGTTCTGCTACAGATGGTTGTTTATATTCATTTAAAATGTTGAGGAAAACATTCTgaaatacacacgtacacactatctaccttgccacctgactgttctatctttaacccgtaaacggtccaaacttatatatacattttttttcaacatttgaaaagtgtgtaaaaaagtagatctttttatttttttacatttgaaaatgtgtaaaaaactttgatctactttttttttttgttatatgtatttgaaaatatgtaacaaaaacgtaatctacttttgtagcactacacacgtAAACGTAGATATGCTTGgatcgtttacgggttaatatgcATTAatatataagaagagcagagtatatggagagtaaaagaaaggtgaagagagtggtgagagagtgcaaaaggagagcagatgaaagagtgggagaggcactgtcaagaaattttaatgaaaataagaaaaaattttggagcgagttaaacaagttaagaaagcctagggaaagtatggatttgtcagttaaaaacagagtaggggagttagtagatggggagagggaggtattaggtagatggcgagaatattttgaggaacttttaaatgttaaggaagaaagggaggcggtaatttcatgcactggccagggaggtataccatcttttaggagtgaagaagagcagaatgtaagtgtggtggaggtacgtgaggcattacgtagaatgaaagggggtaaagcagctggaactgatgggatcatgacagaaatgttaaaagcagggggggatatagtgttggagtggttggtactttcgtttaataaatgtatgaaagaggggaaggtacctagggattggcggagagcatgtatagtctctttatataaagggaaaggggacaaaagagattgtaaaaattatagaggaataagtttactgagtataccaggaaaagtatacggtagggttataattgaaagaattagaggtaagacagaatgtagaattgcggacgagcaaggaggcttcagagtgggtaggggatgtgtagatcaagtgtttacattgaaacatatatgtgaacagtatttagataaaggtagggaagtttttattgcatttatggatttagaaaaggcatatgatagagtggatagaggagcaatgtggcagatgttgcaagtatatggaataggtggtaagttactaaatgctgtaaagagcttttatgaggatagtgaggctcaggttagggtgtgtagaagagagggagaatacttcccagtaaaagtaggtcttagacagggatgtgtaatgtcaccatggttgtttaatatatttatagatggggttgtaaaagaagtaaatgctagggtgttcgggagaggggtgggattaaattatggggaatcaaattcaaaatgggaattgacacagttactttttgctgatgatactgtgcttatgggagattctaaagaaaaattacaaaggttagtggatgattttgagaatgtgtgtaaaggtagaaagttgaaagtgaacatagaaaagagtaaggtgatgagggtatcaaatgatttagataaagaaaaattggatatcaaattggggaggaggagtatggaagaagtgaatgttttcagatacttgggagttgacgtgtcggcggatggatttatgaaggatgaggttaatcatagaattgatgagggaaaaaaggtgagtggtgcgttgaggtatatgtggagtcagaaaacgttatctatggaggcaaagaagggaatgtatgaaagtatagtagtaccaacactcttatatggatgtgaagcttgggtggtaaatgcagcagcgaggagacggttggaggcaggggagatgtcctgtctaagggcaatgtgtggtgtaaatattatgcagaaaattcggagtgtggaaattaggagaaggggtggagttaataaaagcattagtcagagggcagaagaggggttgttgaggtggtttggtcatttagagagaatggatcaaagtagaatgacatggaaagcatataaatctataggggaaggaaagaggggtaggggtcgtcctcgaaagggttggaaagagggggtaaaggaggttttgtgggtgaggggcttggacttccagcaagcgtgcatgagcgtgttagataggagtaaatggagacgaatgatacttgggacctgacaatctgttggagtgtgagcagggtaatatttagtgaagggattcagggaaaccggttattttcatatagtcggacttgagtcctggaaatgggaagtacaatgcctgcactttaaaggaggggtttgggatattggcagtttggagggatatgttgtgtatctctatacgtatatgcttctaaactgttgtatttctgagcacctctgcaaaagcagtgataatgtgtgagtgtggtgaaagtgttgaatgatgatgaaagtattttctttttggggattttctttctttttttttttgggtcaccctgcctcggtgggagatggccgacttgttgaaaaaaaaaaaatattttatcaaATTCTAGCTCTCATCCTTCCAGCTGATGTCCTTCCCTCAATGCCTAGATTCTCTCACTATTTTGCTTATGCAATGCAGTGCTATGCTATAATGTATGACCCTTAAAAGTATCATGCCATCTATGAATACAGTATACAATAACTGAGGGAACAAAAATAATAGATACCAAAATATAAATGTGCATTTCTAAGAGAAAACAAAGGTGCATGTTCATCATTTACAAGAAAATTAATGCTTATCACCTAAATTTCATGACATGGTAATCATTTATGAGAACATAACAATCAGAAGATGAATTTAAAGTCCTACACTAATGCTGCTGACCATTCACTTAGGTCACATTCTTGTTTTAAGTGTCACACCTAAGTATATCTGACACTACAATgaatatcaatttttttttttactgaaaatGCTAGCAATTCACTAACTTAATACTGCATTAGAGAAAATACTTTCACTTGCACAAAGAAAAGAAGTTTCAAACTGCTCATCACTGAATCTGTCAACTGAATTTCTAGCTGAAATGCGTATACTATTTCTGTCTTCATCAGTAGATTCCAAAATTGTTTTGATTGCCTGGGCATAAGATTCAGGGTCTGTGGCTCTGTAACCTGTTCGTTGACCATCAAACTCAACAACAATATCCATTTTTGGTCCACCAGAATCATGAGCCACCATGATAAGCCCACCTGCCATGCATTCAACAATGCAAATACCAAAATGTTCACACCACATTGTATGCAAACCAACTGTCCCATTTTGAACATATTCTAAAAGTTCCGGGAAAGAGGCATCAAGTTTCCAAACTACTTTATCATTAATTCCTAATGTAGATGCAAGAGTTTTTAAGTTTTCTACCCTTTGGTAATCCTCATTATTTCTACAACTACCTATCAATACAAGCTGAACAACTTCCTTAATATCTGAATCAAGGATTTCACAAAGCCTCTGGAAAGCTTTCAGTTGGAGAGAATGATCCTTTTCTGGACGAAACTGACCAATAGAAATAATACTCTTAAGCTTCTTCTCAGAGTCTGGAATCTTGGGGAGACTTTTGAAATGCTGAGTATCACATGGTGGATACACAATGTGTGTCTGACGAGACTGTCCCCAAAGTGCTGTAATGTGGCCATGTGTCCAGGATGAGTTTACCATAACTAAGTGTGCACAGTGTCCAACTAATGCATACATTAGTGCAAATAAATGGTAATAGCCTAATTTTAATGTGCTAAAAACTATATTGCTAGAGATGAATCTTCTGTTATTGTGTGCTTCAACTCTGTTTGCAACTTGTTCCAACATATCTGTACTTATTGTTGGGTAATGTGTGTAACAGCCTACTACACAGCCTCCAATGTAACGAAATACAGGGTAAGTGAATGCATAACCCATGGAATCAATATATATGTCTGGACGAAACTTAGACAGTGCCTCACCCGCCAGTATGATGGATCCTATACTTT is from Cherax quadricarinatus isolate ZL_2023a chromosome 14, ASM3850222v1, whole genome shotgun sequence and encodes:
- the Alg11 gene encoding GDP-Man:Man(3)GlcNAc(2)-PP-Dol alpha-1,2-mannosyltransferase; the encoded protein is MNAITSFVDSFTELFSLTSQMLSLSVRVWSLGVMIILQLLVILAGLLCLCWFLLKLCMHTLRKGEPGYLHVAFFHPYCNAGGGGERVLWCAIRSLQRKYQNVKCYVYTGDTDVTSQQILQKARQRFNVILPQPVEFIFLQSRTLVEAKHYPFVTLMMQSIGSIILAGEALSKFRPDIYIDSMGYAFTYPVFRYIGGCVVGCYTHYPTISTDMLEQVANRVEAHNNRRFISSNIVFSTLKLGYYHLFALMYALVGHCAHLVMVNSSWTHGHITALWGQSRQTHIVYPPCDTQHFKSLPKIPDSEKKLKSIISIGQFRPEKDHSLQLKAFQRLCEILDSDIKEVVQLVLIGSCRNNEDYQRVENLKTLASTLGINDKVVWKLDASFPELLEYVQNGTVGLHTMWCEHFGICIVECMAGGLIMVAHDSGGPKMDIVVEFDGQRTGYRATDPESYAQAIKTILESTDEDRNSIRISARNSVDRFSDEQFETSFLCASESIFSNAVLS